Proteins encoded together in one Corallococcus soli window:
- a CDS encoding phage portal protein → MNLLDTLALAPGWALKRARARLAASQFARHYEAAQPGRRTSGWTRNRGDANAVNGVALAELRMHARDLVRNDGWARRVQRVIANNTVGWGIVPRPEGPEAKKAAKLWKSWADAPTCGADGRATFGALQALVLRSLVTDGEVIVRRVQRATSDGVPLNIQLQVLEADYLDTTKDEEKSQSLLKWSERARALKEQDAGPPNALAHAVSERPDGRAVGPH, encoded by the coding sequence GTGAACCTCCTGGACACCCTCGCCCTCGCGCCCGGCTGGGCGTTGAAGCGCGCCCGGGCCCGCCTCGCCGCGTCCCAGTTCGCGCGCCACTACGAGGCCGCGCAGCCCGGCCGGCGCACCTCCGGGTGGACGCGCAACCGGGGCGACGCGAACGCGGTGAACGGCGTGGCGCTCGCGGAGCTCCGGATGCACGCCCGCGACCTGGTCCGCAACGACGGGTGGGCGCGGCGCGTCCAGCGCGTCATCGCCAACAACACCGTGGGCTGGGGCATCGTCCCCCGTCCCGAGGGCCCGGAGGCGAAGAAGGCGGCGAAGCTGTGGAAGTCCTGGGCGGACGCGCCGACGTGCGGCGCTGACGGGCGCGCGACGTTCGGAGCGCTCCAGGCGCTCGTCTTGCGCTCGCTGGTCACCGACGGCGAGGTGATCGTCCGCCGGGTTCAACGCGCGACGTCTGACGGGGTGCCGCTGAACATCCAGCTCCAGGTGCTGGAAGCCGACTACCTGGACACGACCAAGGACGAGGAGAAGTCTCAGAGCCTGTTGAAATGGAGCGAGCGAGCCAGGGCGTTGAAGGAACAAGATGCCGGACCTCCCAATGCCCTCGCGCACGCCGTATCCGAGCGACCTGACGGACGAGCAGTGGGCCCTCATTGA
- a CDS encoding phage head-tail joining protein, with the protein MSTPTWTQSDIDTLKGAVASGVLSVNYAGPPSRSVTYQSLDSMRSLLAEMRADVSAAAGRPRVTYAKTSKGFGQ; encoded by the coding sequence ATGAGCACGCCGACCTGGACCCAATCAGACATCGACACCCTCAAGGGTGCGGTTGCATCGGGCGTGCTGTCCGTCAACTACGCGGGGCCCCCTTCGCGCAGCGTCACGTACCAGTCCCTAGACTCGATGCGCTCGCTGCTCGCGGAGATGCGCGCGGACGTCAGTGCGGCTGCCGGGCGCCCGCGCGTCACCTACGCGAAGACGAGCAAGGGGTTCGGCCAGTGA